The genomic region CATCGCGGCCACCTGGGTGTCGAACACCGGATGCGGGATGATGCCCGCCTGGTGCCAGATGATCTCGATGTCCTGGCGGGCGGCGTGAAACACCTTCAGCACGCCCTCGTTGGCCATGAGCTCGAAGAACGGCTTGAGATCGATCCCCTCGGCCAGGGCGTCGATGACCACGGCTTCCTCGGCGCTGGCCATCTGCACCACGCACAGCAGCGGGTAGTAAGTGGTCTCGCGCAGGAACTCGGTATCGACTGTTATGACGGGGTGCTTGGCAAGCCGGCTGCAGGCAGCCGCGAGGTCAGCGGTGGTAGTAATCAAATCCATGAACGGCCCATGACACTTGATATCAGCCGTTCTGCCGAAAGTGCTGTGATGTCAAGGGGCTCTAAGCGAATTCGAGCCTTGCATCGGGCCGAAATCGTCTGTTTCCGACCAAATTCCTATTCGTAACGGACCCGCTGCGACGGTTTTCGCGCGCAGGGCAGCGCCACCACGATCACGCACATGGCGACCAGAGCCAGTCCCAGGAACTCGATAACCAACAGATCCACAGCGAAACCTCCAGAAACATTGATAGATTTGTCGGGGCTGCGTTGAGGGTCTGTTAATTCGCGTGGTTACCGGCGCCGGGCCGGGCCGGATGGTAGATGGGGGGTTAACGACTCGATTCCGCTCGGTCGTCATGGCCGGGCTTGTCCCGGCCATGACGTTCTCTTCACGCGGGCGCAAGCTCGTGGATGCCCGGGCCTTCGCCTCGCCGAAGCGGCTTCGGCCGCGCAGGCGGGACAAGCCCGGGCATGACGGGGCATAGGTTTACGGCAGCTTCAGCGACGTCTCCGCGTTGTACGGCTTCAGCGTCTCGTCGGCGGCCTTCTGGGCGGCGGCGAGGGCTTCCTTCGGCTGCTTCTTGCCGTTGAGGACCAGCATCACCTCGTCCTCGAGGTTCTTGCGGACCGGCACGGTCTTGTAGGTCGCGAACCACGGCTTTGCGACGTCGAGCTGCTCGACGGCGGTCTTGGCGTCCGGGTTCTTGCCCAGGAATTCGACCATCTCGGGCGTCTTGTAGGCGGCCATGTTGGGCGCGAAATAGCCGGTGGCGCGGCTCCACCAGCCGCTCTTCTCGGGCGAGGTCATCCACTTGATCAGCGTCCAGGCGGCCTTCTGCTTGTCCGCTTCGAGCCCGGCCGGCATGATCAGCGAGGCGCCGCCGATCGGCACGGCGTTGCGGACGTTGCGCGGAATGAACGCGACCTTGTAGGCGAACTTGGCGTTGTCGCGAACGTAGGTGAGCGAGCCCGTCGACAGCATCATCATCGCGGCATTGCCTGAGATGAAGGAGGTGCTGACGGCAGGGCCGGGCGTGGCGCCGGGCGTATGCACCTTGTGCTTATAGATCAGGTCGTTCCACCAGGTGAGCGCGCCCAGCATCGAGGGCGTGTCGTAATAGACCTCGCCGCCGAACTCCTCGTTGTAGTAGCGCCCGCCATTGCTCATGGTGAGCGTTTCCATCATCCAGCCGCAATAGTCGTAGGCGCAGGGGATCGCGATGCCCCATTGGGTCACCTTGTCGCCCTCGCGCTTGGTCAGCTTCTTGGCCCAGTCGGTGAGCTCGGCCCAGGTCTGCGGCGGCTTGCTCGGATCGAGGCCCGCTTCCTTGGCCTTGTCGGCGTTGATGTAGAGCAGCGGCGTCGAATTGTGGAACGGCACGCCGTAGACCGAGCGGTTGATCACCGCATTGCCCTGCAGCGCCGGGAAGAACTGGCCGAGGAACTGCTCCTTGGTGGTGCCGTCGGCCTTGATCAGCGCATCGAGGTTGGTGAGCTCGTTCTCGATCTGCATGTCCAGCAGGAAATTTGCCGACATGATCACGGCCGCCGGCGGCTTGCCGGCCTTGATCGCGGCGCGCGTCTTGATCAGCGTGTCGTCGTAGGAGCCGGTGTAGACCGCGGTCGCCTTGACGTCGGGATGGGTCTCGTTGAACTCCTTGATCAAGGTGCCCATGTCGCGGGCGAGCTTGCCGTCGACCGGGACGGGGAAGAACAAATCGACCTCGGTCGGACCTTCACCGGCGAGAGCCGGGAAGGCGAGGGCGCCTGCCATTGAGCCTGCCATGGCGAGGCCAAGCACGATCCTGCGGGAGAACAGCATCGGAAAATCTCCTATTTGATGCCTGAGGTGACGAAAGAGCTGATGAAGCGTTTCTGGAAGATCAGGAAGGCGACGAGCAGCGGCGCGATCACCATCAGCGTACCCGCGGCGATCGTGCCCCAGGCCTGCGTGCCTTCGGCGGTTTTGGTGAAGACGGAGAGGCCGATCGTGAGCGGGCGCTTGTCCGGCGAGTTGATCACCATCAGCGGCCACAGGAAGTCGTTCCAGTGGCTGGTCACGGAAATGATGGCGAAGGCCGAGAAGCTCGGCATCGACAGCGGCACGTAGATGTGGCGGATGCGCTGGAACAGCCCGGCGCCGTCGATCAGGGCGGCGTCCTCGAGCTCGGTCGGAATGGCTTCGAACGCCTGGCGCATCAAAAAGGTGCCGAAGGCGGAGGCGAAGAACGGCATCATCACGCCGGTGAGCGTATCATAGAGGCCGAGCTGCACCACCAGCGACAGGTTCGGCACGATCAGCAGCACCGGCACCAGCATCAGCTGCATCAGGAACAGGTAGAAGATCAGCGTCTTGCCGGCGAATTCCAGGCGCGCGAAGGCAAAGCCCGCCAGCGTGATCGTGACGAACTGCACCAGCAGGATGCCGGTGCAAATGATCGTGGTGTTGAGCGTGTAGCGCGGGAAGTCACCGATCTCCCAGGCGTCCCTGACGTTGTCGAGCGTCGGCTTCAGGCTCGGCATGAGCTCGGCCATGGCGTTGATGCCGTCGGAGGCCGGGCGCAGCGTCGCCACGCCCATCCACAGGAAGGGGATGAGCCAGACGATCGCGAGCAGCACGGTCAGCGCGAAGCCGAGCTTGGGCGTGATCTCGCCGCGGGTGGCGAGCGGGGCATCCTTGTAGAGCCTGTCGATCAGCTTCATGGCCCGCCCTCGCGGTTGGCCAAGGTGCGGAAGGACAGCGCAGTGAGGCCCATCAGCGCGGCCAGCGTCAGCAGCGTCGCCGCCGAGGCCTTGCCGATGTCGTAGTGCTCGACCGCCTGCTGGTAGATGTAGAACAGCACGAGGTTGGTCGCGTTCGATGGCCCGCCCTGGGTCATGACGAAGACGTGGTCGACCTGCGTCACCGCGTTCAGCGTGGCGATGACGGTGACGAACAGGAAGGTGGGCTTGAGTTCCGGCAGGATGATGTGGCGCAGGCGCATGTATGGCCCGGCGCCGTCGAGATGCGCCGCCTCCATCACGTCCTCAGGCACGGCCTGCAGGCCGGCGAGGAAGAACAGCATGTAATAGCCGGCGTTCTTCCAGATGGTGATGACCATGATCGCGTAGAGCGCGATGTCGCCGTCGCCCAGCCAGTTCGGCAGCACCGGCAGCAGCCGGCCGATGTAGTAGTCGAGCAGGCCGACATTCGGCAGGAAGATGAACAGGAACAGCGCGGAGGCCGCGACCATCGGGATCAGCACGGGCAGGAACAGCGCGGCACGCAGCGCGCTGTTCACGGCATGGGTGCGCGACAGCGCCAGCGCGAACAACAGCGCAAGTCCGATGCTCGGCACCGCGGTGCCGACGGCATAGATCAAATTGTTGACGACGGCGCCGGCGAAGGCGGGGTCGGCGAGCACGGCGCTGATATTGTCGAGGCCGACGAAACGCACCGGCGCCTTGGGCGTGGCGCGCTGATACAGCGCATCCACGAGCACGCGGCCCATCGCGCCATAGGTGAACAGCGCGAGGAAGATCAGCGAAGGCAGGAGCAGCAGATAGGCCGGCAGCGAGGCCTTGAAGCGGCCCAGGAAGCGCTTCAGGACGTGCAGACGCGGTGCCGCCGACGTCGCGACCGGGAGAGCCGCGGGTTCAGCGAGGCTCATCTCATCGCGCCGGGAAATTGAGTGCATAGTCGCGGCCGTCCACTCCTGCCGGTGGTTCGAAGGGGAAGCGCAGACTCTGGTCGAGGAAATCGTGGCTGTGCACGACGAGGTTCTCGTCGTCGATCAGCACGACACCATAGGCCGGCGGCTCGTGGCTGGCGAGATGCTCGCTCGCCGCAGCGTCGAGCTCGAACCAGACCTGGTGGTTGGTGCCGCGCAGCGTCGAGAACGGGATCTTGCCGTAGCTGCCGAAGATCGGCCGGTGCACATGACCGAAGAACAGATGACGGATCCGCGCGCGATAGGGCGCAATCACCTCGGCGAATTCGGCGCTCTGCTTCAGCGCGATCTCGTCCATGGCGTGGACGCCGACCGGGAACGGCGGATGGTGCATGAACACGACGAATTCCTGGTCGGCGGGCGCGGCGGCGAGCGTGCTCGCCAGCCAGCCGAGGCGCTTTGCGCACATCTCGCCGGCATGGCTGGTCTCGTCCAGCGTGTCGAGGAAGACGAACAGGCCATGCTCGGTGGTGCGCGTGCCCTGCACGAAGCCGTTTGAATCGCGCGGCGCCGCCTTCAGCGCGTCGAGACAGGTGACGCGCTTGTCGTGATTGCCGACCATGGCGATGTAGGGAATCTTCAGCGCCGCCATCGCCTCGGCGAAGTTGGCGTAGGATTCCGCCTCACCCCAATGGGTGAGGTCGCCGGTCACCACCGCAAACGCAGCGTCGGACTGGTGCTTGTTGATGTCGGCAATCGCCGCATCCAGCCGGGCGCGCGGATCGAGGCCGTAGAGCTTCGCGCCGGGGTTCGCGAGATGCGTGTCGGTGAGGTGGATGAACTTGAAGGGCATGGCGCGCTTTGTCGGGACGGTTGGAGGATCGGCGCCTCCGGCAAGACGGCGCTGTCAGCCCGTTAGAGCGCATGTGTTTCAGTTTGATGACAGCGGTTCCGGCGGGCAGGACGTGTCCACAAGGCCCGCGGGACAGGAATGGACCGCGCAAGGCGCAATCCATGCAGTGCCTCAATTAGAGATGGTGGTGCGCGGTCGAACCCGCCTCACGTCCCGCAGAACGTCTGCAACACCCGCTGATCCGGCAGCGGCGGATCGGCGTAGGCTGCATACTCCGGCTGGTCCTCGAACGGCTTCGCCAGCACCTTCACCAATTCCTCGAACGGCGCGTAATCGTCGTCGTTCACCGCAGCCTGGATCACGGCCTCGACGCGGTGGTTGCGCGGGATGAACATCGGATTGACCGCGTGCATGGCGGCTCGGCGCTCGGCGGCAGTTTGCGGCTCCAAGGCGATGCGCGCGCGCCAGCGGCCGGCCCATTCGTCGAAGGCTGCGGGCTCCATGAACTGCGCGCGCACGTCGGCGCCGTCATCGCCTGCGGCCTCGCCCAGCTTGCGGAAGGTGAGGGTGAAGTCGGCCTGGTTCTTCGCCATGGCGTCGAGCAGGTCCTGGATCAGCGCCTCGTCGCCGTCGCGCTCGGTGAATAGCCCAACTTTCTTGCGCAGGCCTGCCTGATAGGCCGCGCTGAACGTCTCGGCGAAGGCGCCGAGAATATCCTGTGCTTCCGCGACGGCCTTCTCCTGCTCGTCCGAGAACAGCGGCAGCAGGCATTCGGCGAGGCGGGTCAGATTCCACAAGCCGATGCGCGGCTGGTTGGCGTAGGCGTAGCGGCCCATCTCGTCGATCGAGGAGAACACCTGCGCCGGATTGTAGGAATCCATGAAGGCGCACGGGCCGTAATCGATGGTCTCGCCCGAGATCGAGGTGTTGTCGGTGTTCATCACGCCGTGGATGAAGCCGACCAGCAGCCAGCGCGCGATGAGCTCGGCCTGGCGCGCGACCACGGCAGCGAGCAGGGCGTGATACGGCCGTTCCGCCTGGAGCAGGTCCGGATAGTGGCGCGTGATGACGTGATCGGCGAGCCGGCGGATCGCCTCGGTATCGCGGCGGACGGCGAAGAACTGGAAGGTGCCGACGCGGATGTGGCTGGACGCGACCCGGGTCAGCACCGCGCCGGGCAGCGCGGTCTCGCGAATGACGTGCTCGCCGGTGACCACCGCGGCGAGCGAGCGCGTGGTGGGGATGCCGAGCGCGTACATCGCCTCGCTGACGATGTATTCGCGCAGGACCGGTCCGAGCGCGGCGCGGCCGTCGCCGCGGCGGGAGAACGGGGTGGGTCCGCTTCCTTTGAGCTGGATATCGCGGCGGACGCCGTCGCGGTCGATGACCTCGCCGAGCAGGATGGCGCGGCCGTCGCCGAGCTGGGGCACGAATTGCCCGAACTGGTGGCCGGCATAGGCCATGGCGATGGGATCCGCTCCGGCGGGAACCGTCTTGCCGGCCAGGATCTCGGCCCCTTCCGGGGTCTCCAGCAGATCAGGATCAAGCCCGAGCTGAACCGCCAGCGGCCGGTTCAGCTTGATCAGCCTGGGGGCGGCGACCGGAGTCGGCGCGACGCGGGCGAAGAAGTTCTCCGGCAGCGCCGAATAGGAGTTCTGGAAGGGGAAATGCACCGTCATGACCTCAAGATAGGGCTGGAACGTCAATCGGCAAAGGTTCGCCCCCGGATAAGCCAAAAATGGGCACCTGAGGTCCAAATCCGGGCGTTCCCTTGGTTGCCGCCCCCGTCCTCCCGGGGTAAACCCTGCCGCAACTTCGGACCGGCCATCACGGGCCGTTCGATTCGCTTCCTTTCGACATTGATTTTGGGACGACCATGCATCGCTACCGGTCACACACATGCGGCGCGCTCCGCGAGAGCAACATCGGCGAGACCATCCGCCTCTCGGGCTGGGTCCATCGCGTCCGCGACCATGGCGGCGTGCTGTTCATCGACCTGCGCGACCATTACGGCCTGACCCAGTGCGTGGTCGACCCGGACTCGCCGGCGTTCTCGCTGGCCGAAAAGCTGCGCTCGGAATTCGTGGTCAAGATGGACGGCAAGGTCCGCCGCCGGCCCGATGGCACCGACAATGACGATCTGCCGACCGGCAAGGTCGAGATCTATGTCAGCGAGATCGAGGTGCTGGGCCCGGCCGGCGACCTGCCGCTGCCGGTGTTCGGCGACCAGGAATATCCCGAAGACATCCGCCTGAAGTACCGCTTCCTGGATCTGCGCCGCGAGAAGCTGCACCAGAACATCATGACGCGCGTCGAGATCATCAAGTCGATGCGCCGGCGCATGGAGGGGCAGGGCTTCTTCGAGTTCAACACGCCGATCCTGACCGCGTCCTCGCCGGAAGGCGCGCGCGACTTCCTCGTCCCGTCGCGCATCCATCCCGGCAAGTTCTACGCACTGCCGCAGGCACCGCAGCAGTACAAGCAGCTCTTGATGATGTCGGGCTTCGACCGCTACTTCCAGATCGCGCCGTGTTTCCGCGACGAGGACCCGCGCGCCGACCGTCTGCCCGGCGAGTTCTACCAGCTCGACGTCGAGATGAGTTTTGTGACGCAGGAAGACGTCTTTGCCGCCATGGAGCCGGTGATCACGGGCGTCTTCGAAGAGTTCGCCAAGGGCAAGCCGGTCACCAAGGGCTGGCGCCGGATTCCGTTTGCGGAAGCGCTGCGGAAGTACGGCAGCGACAAGCCGGACCTGCGCAACCCGATCGAGATGCAGGACGTCTCCGAGCATTTCCGCGGCTCCGGCTTCAAGGTGTTCGCGCGCATGCTCGAAGACCCCAAGAACCAGGTCTGGGCGATTCCCGCAGCGGGCGGCGGCAGCCGCGCCTTCTGCGACCGCATGAACTCGTGGGCGCAGGGCGAAGGCCAGCCCGGCCTCGGCTACATCATGTGGCGCGAAGGCGGCGAGGGCGCCGGTCCCCTTGCGAACAACATCGGGCCTGAGCGCACCGCCGCGATCCGCGCGCAGCTCGGGGTGAAGGAAGGCGATGCCGCCTTCTTCGTCGCCGGCGATCCCGACAAGTTCTGGAAGTTTTCAGGCCTCGCCCGCAACAAGGTCGGCGAGGAATTGAACCTCACCGACAAGGAGCGGTTCGAGCTCGCCTGGATCGTCGACTTCCCCATGTACGAGTACAACGAGGACGACAAGAAGGTCGACTTCTCGCACAACCCGTTCTCGATGCCGCAGGGCGGCCTGGAGGCGCTGAAGTCGCAGGATCCGCTGACCATCAAGGCGTTCCAGTACGACATCACTTGCAACGGTTACGAGATCGCGTCGGGCGGCATCCGCAACCACGTGCCGGAAGCGATGGTGAAGGCGTTCGAGATCGCAGGTTACGGCGAGCAGGAAGTGGTCGAGCGTTTCGGCGGCATGTACCGCGCCTTCCAGTACGGCGCCCCGCCCCACGGCGGCATGGCCGCGGGCGTCGACCGCATCGTGATGCTGCTCTGCGGCACCACGAATTTGCGCGAGATCTCGCTATTCCCAATGAACCAGCAGGCCATGGACCTCCTGATGGGCGCCCCGTCGGAAGCCACGACGAAACAGCTCCGCGAGCTGCACATCCGGGTGAACCTGCCGCAGAAGTGAGTGGCTGCGTAGGATACGCGCCGCGTCGGCAATGACGCAGCCGTAGCCCGGATGGAGCGAAGCGTAATCCGGGAGCATCTCGTGCGCAGACGGAATTGTCCCGGATTGCGCTCCGCTCTATCCGGGCTACGAGATCGGCCGCGTGCCTACAGCCCCGTCGAGGCCTCGATCCTGAACTGCGCCAGCGCGATGATCGGTTCCTGGTCGAGGACATCCACCAGCTGAAGCACCGGCAGCTTGCCGAGCGGTGTCAGCCTGATGCTCAGCGTTTGCCCTGAGGTCTCGACGAAGCCGGCGAGTGCATCGACCGCGACCTTGGCATCGAGATTGGAGGCCGCGATCTTCTCGCCCTGGGCCCGGATCATCGCGACGATGGCGCTACGCGCGGCGTCGCGGCTGACATTCTGCATGCGCGCAAACTGGGCCACGACCAGATCGACCACGCCGCGATCGCGCAAGGAGAGCTCGATGGCGCCGGTCTCGACCTGTGCCAGCTGATCCATAGCCTCGGACGGGTCCGTCGTGGTGAAGAGGTCGCGCGGCACCTTGGCAAGGGCCACGCTCAGCTGCGCCCTGGCGAGGTTGCCGAGATCGAGCGTGGCGGGGGCGAGCGCGAACGCGCCCGACGATTCCGTCCAGGCCGCGCCGAGATCGAGGTCGATCGCGAGCTTGTCCACGCCTGCCACGATCAGCGGCTGCAGCGCCGGATTGTCGGGATCGGTCGGCGTGACCATCTTCACGACCAGACTGGCCTTGCTCGGGATCGATCCGACCAGCTGGCCCCAGTTCAGGCTGATCGTGTCGACGGTGATAGGCTGCCGCGCGCTCTC from Bradyrhizobium sp. CB1015 harbors:
- a CDS encoding ABC transporter substrate-binding protein; amino-acid sequence: MLFSRRIVLGLAMAGSMAGALAFPALAGEGPTEVDLFFPVPVDGKLARDMGTLIKEFNETHPDVKATAVYTGSYDDTLIKTRAAIKAGKPPAAVIMSANFLLDMQIENELTNLDALIKADGTTKEQFLGQFFPALQGNAVINRSVYGVPFHNSTPLLYINADKAKEAGLDPSKPPQTWAELTDWAKKLTKREGDKVTQWGIAIPCAYDYCGWMMETLTMSNGGRYYNEEFGGEVYYDTPSMLGALTWWNDLIYKHKVHTPGATPGPAVSTSFISGNAAMMMLSTGSLTYVRDNAKFAYKVAFIPRNVRNAVPIGGASLIMPAGLEADKQKAAWTLIKWMTSPEKSGWWSRATGYFAPNMAAYKTPEMVEFLGKNPDAKTAVEQLDVAKPWFATYKTVPVRKNLEDEVMLVLNGKKQPKEALAAAQKAADETLKPYNAETSLKLP
- a CDS encoding carbohydrate ABC transporter permease encodes the protein MKLIDRLYKDAPLATRGEITPKLGFALTVLLAIVWLIPFLWMGVATLRPASDGINAMAELMPSLKPTLDNVRDAWEIGDFPRYTLNTTIICTGILLVQFVTITLAGFAFARLEFAGKTLIFYLFLMQLMLVPVLLIVPNLSLVVQLGLYDTLTGVMMPFFASAFGTFLMRQAFEAIPTELEDAALIDGAGLFQRIRHIYVPLSMPSFSAFAIISVTSHWNDFLWPLMVINSPDKRPLTIGLSVFTKTAEGTQAWGTIAAGTLMVIAPLLVAFLIFQKRFISSFVTSGIK
- a CDS encoding carbohydrate ABC transporter permease — its product is MSLAEPAALPVATSAAPRLHVLKRFLGRFKASLPAYLLLLPSLIFLALFTYGAMGRVLVDALYQRATPKAPVRFVGLDNISAVLADPAFAGAVVNNLIYAVGTAVPSIGLALLFALALSRTHAVNSALRAALFLPVLIPMVAASALFLFIFLPNVGLLDYYIGRLLPVLPNWLGDGDIALYAIMVITIWKNAGYYMLFFLAGLQAVPEDVMEAAHLDGAGPYMRLRHIILPELKPTFLFVTVIATLNAVTQVDHVFVMTQGGPSNATNLVLFYIYQQAVEHYDIGKASAATLLTLAALMGLTALSFRTLANREGGP
- a CDS encoding phosphodiesterase, whose amino-acid sequence is MPFKFIHLTDTHLANPGAKLYGLDPRARLDAAIADINKHQSDAAFAVVTGDLTHWGEAESYANFAEAMAALKIPYIAMVGNHDKRVTCLDALKAAPRDSNGFVQGTRTTEHGLFVFLDTLDETSHAGEMCAKRLGWLASTLAAAPADQEFVVFMHHPPFPVGVHAMDEIALKQSAEFAEVIAPYRARIRHLFFGHVHRPIFGSYGKIPFSTLRGTNHQVWFELDAAASEHLASHEPPAYGVVLIDDENLVVHSHDFLDQSLRFPFEPPAGVDGRDYALNFPAR
- a CDS encoding YdiU family protein; this encodes MTVHFPFQNSYSALPENFFARVAPTPVAAPRLIKLNRPLAVQLGLDPDLLETPEGAEILAGKTVPAGADPIAMAYAGHQFGQFVPQLGDGRAILLGEVIDRDGVRRDIQLKGSGPTPFSRRGDGRAALGPVLREYIVSEAMYALGIPTTRSLAAVVTGEHVIRETALPGAVLTRVASSHIRVGTFQFFAVRRDTEAIRRLADHVITRHYPDLLQAERPYHALLAAVVARQAELIARWLLVGFIHGVMNTDNTSISGETIDYGPCAFMDSYNPAQVFSSIDEMGRYAYANQPRIGLWNLTRLAECLLPLFSDEQEKAVAEAQDILGAFAETFSAAYQAGLRKKVGLFTERDGDEALIQDLLDAMAKNQADFTLTFRKLGEAAGDDGADVRAQFMEPAAFDEWAGRWRARIALEPQTAAERRAAMHAVNPMFIPRNHRVEAVIQAAVNDDDYAPFEELVKVLAKPFEDQPEYAAYADPPLPDQRVLQTFCGT
- the aspS gene encoding aspartate--tRNA ligase, with amino-acid sequence MHRYRSHTCGALRESNIGETIRLSGWVHRVRDHGGVLFIDLRDHYGLTQCVVDPDSPAFSLAEKLRSEFVVKMDGKVRRRPDGTDNDDLPTGKVEIYVSEIEVLGPAGDLPLPVFGDQEYPEDIRLKYRFLDLRREKLHQNIMTRVEIIKSMRRRMEGQGFFEFNTPILTASSPEGARDFLVPSRIHPGKFYALPQAPQQYKQLLMMSGFDRYFQIAPCFRDEDPRADRLPGEFYQLDVEMSFVTQEDVFAAMEPVITGVFEEFAKGKPVTKGWRRIPFAEALRKYGSDKPDLRNPIEMQDVSEHFRGSGFKVFARMLEDPKNQVWAIPAAGGGSRAFCDRMNSWAQGEGQPGLGYIMWREGGEGAGPLANNIGPERTAAIRAQLGVKEGDAAFFVAGDPDKFWKFSGLARNKVGEELNLTDKERFELAWIVDFPMYEYNEDDKKVDFSHNPFSMPQGGLEALKSQDPLTIKAFQYDITCNGYEIASGGIRNHVPEAMVKAFEIAGYGEQEVVERFGGMYRAFQYGAPPHGGMAAGVDRIVMLLCGTTNLREISLFPMNQQAMDLLMGAPSEATTKQLRELHIRVNLPQK